The Leptospira sp. WS39.C2 genome contains a region encoding:
- a CDS encoding patatin-like phospholipase family protein, whose amino-acid sequence MKRIRKSKNPALAQYLTLADLFKNLPHSVLREMMANTVREFLKGGEVLFLENSDGNDLYILAAGKLRYEKRSSDGNIRDIGEFKRLDIIGELSLFTGEKRSATVKAVRDSELIRVPRDVALSILLKHPESLLQITKIIAERLAHAKTETKGFVPKAKTFTLLSSLPETKILDLVHYLGIVFLRYGSFYVVDESMFADRMRDLEKLEEVDREPWIIRFFTQIEAEYDYIFYIVKDDGKISSFVERALRQSDTFLYIKDANADPNCIKLESLLDKRKFSDRNHILVLFQPNREFVKPGTIKHLEKRKFHRHFHVHLDRMDTWERLGRGLLGKSIGLALGGGGAKGFAHLGVLKALEENQIPIDMVSGTSAGSIFAALIAMGETSEGSKTKAKEFWVSKDLLNEYTIPVLSLTTGKKYTEAIRNFFGDIQIEDLWIPYFSIATNLSHSEIQVSEVGSLWKAIRASTSIPGVVPPFIDDGIVYVDGGVLDNVPGISLKERGVGKVISVDVFGDIYPDQDKELCEYFDPNKPGVMTNPLFQMTNLINFQDILKPKFPPIGDIIIRSILASSRERIRQTEKISDLFLQIPTNNFGLLDWFAYERLIELGYISSFEKIKMNREKFINPSLQ is encoded by the coding sequence GTGAAACGAATCCGAAAATCTAAAAATCCAGCCTTAGCGCAGTATTTGACGTTAGCGGATTTGTTTAAGAACCTTCCTCATTCTGTTTTACGGGAGATGATGGCAAATACAGTTCGGGAATTTTTAAAAGGTGGAGAAGTCCTTTTTTTAGAAAATTCAGATGGAAACGATTTGTACATTTTGGCTGCAGGGAAACTTCGGTATGAAAAACGAAGTTCTGATGGGAACATAAGAGACATTGGTGAATTCAAACGATTGGATATCATCGGAGAGTTAAGTTTGTTCACTGGGGAAAAACGATCTGCCACTGTGAAAGCAGTGAGGGATTCTGAACTCATCCGGGTCCCAAGGGATGTAGCGCTTTCCATCCTTTTGAAACACCCTGAAAGTTTGTTACAAATTACAAAAATCATAGCTGAAAGATTGGCACATGCCAAAACAGAAACAAAAGGTTTTGTTCCGAAAGCAAAAACTTTTACCTTACTTTCTTCTCTTCCTGAAACCAAAATCCTCGATTTGGTCCATTACCTAGGAATTGTTTTTTTAAGATACGGATCATTCTATGTTGTCGACGAATCGATGTTTGCTGATCGAATGCGGGATTTAGAAAAATTAGAAGAAGTCGATAGGGAACCTTGGATCATTCGTTTTTTCACACAAATTGAAGCCGAATACGATTATATCTTTTATATTGTAAAAGATGATGGGAAAATTAGCTCCTTTGTCGAAAGAGCACTTCGCCAGTCGGACACATTTCTTTATATCAAAGACGCAAATGCTGATCCAAATTGTATCAAATTGGAATCTCTTCTCGACAAACGTAAGTTTAGTGACAGAAACCATATTTTAGTTCTTTTCCAACCAAATCGGGAATTTGTTAAACCAGGTACAATCAAACATTTAGAAAAAAGAAAATTCCATCGTCATTTCCATGTACATTTAGATCGAATGGATACTTGGGAACGTTTGGGTAGAGGATTACTTGGAAAATCGATTGGACTTGCGTTAGGTGGGGGTGGTGCAAAAGGTTTTGCCCATTTAGGAGTATTAAAAGCATTAGAAGAAAACCAAATTCCAATTGATATGGTTTCTGGGACCAGTGCTGGTTCTATATTTGCGGCTCTCATCGCTATGGGGGAAACAAGTGAGGGAAGCAAAACAAAAGCAAAGGAATTTTGGGTTTCAAAAGACCTCTTAAACGAATACACAATACCAGTATTATCTTTGACTACGGGGAAAAAATACACGGAAGCCATTCGTAATTTCTTCGGTGATATCCAAATCGAGGATTTGTGGATTCCTTATTTTTCTATTGCAACTAATTTATCACATTCTGAAATCCAAGTAAGTGAAGTGGGTAGTTTGTGGAAGGCAATTCGAGCAAGTACTTCCATTCCAGGTGTAGTCCCTCCTTTTATCGATGATGGAATTGTTTATGTAGATGGGGGAGTACTTGATAATGTGCCTGGAATTAGTTTAAAAGAGCGGGGAGTTGGCAAAGTGATTTCAGTTGATGTTTTTGGGGACATTTACCCTGACCAAGACAAAGAATTATGTGAATACTTTGATCCAAACAAACCTGGTGTGATGACAAACCCACTCTTCCAAATGACAAACCTAATCAATTTCCAAGATATACTAAAACCAAAATTTCCTCCCATTGGTGATATCATCATTCGATCCATCTTGGCATCTAGTAGGGAACGTATCAGACAAACTGAAAAAATCTCTGATTTGTTTTTACAAATTCCTACGAATAATTTTGGATTATTGGATTGGTTTGCTTACGAACGTTTGATTGAGCTTGGTTATATTTCTTCGTTTGAGAAAATCAAAATGAACCGCGAGAAATTTATAAATCCTTCTTTACAATAA
- a CDS encoding lysylphosphatidylglycerol synthase transmembrane domain-containing protein, producing MRKLIFGIIVSGIAVYFLQKNFDLSEFKRLEGKINWWIFPLLFLSNLWAFVPFSIRWFHLLEKKITFSQSFSTAIIGVGLNMVLPARGGDLVRLLMNKKDSDLPLTHLLSRIFLEKVMDLGAVVVIGATALFYMGLGQSKNLSLLLISTLVILGMLVGLILVKYFLTTLRTILLKCFSLIGKKTLYETKLDHHLVEFSDFLQGDKLLKPVLYSLPTWVFGYAISYYLAGYLIGMPIRFPEALLFMFLGGMGVAIPSAPSGIGVFHAAIISGFIILGRDPGEGLVYATVVHLTQFLITTILACFAYLYWRLAHQKKNTVS from the coding sequence ATGAGAAAATTAATTTTTGGAATCATCGTATCAGGCATTGCCGTTTACTTCTTACAAAAAAACTTTGATCTAAGTGAATTTAAACGACTTGAAGGAAAAATCAACTGGTGGATTTTTCCTCTCTTATTTTTATCCAACCTTTGGGCCTTTGTGCCGTTTTCGATTCGTTGGTTTCATTTACTCGAGAAAAAAATCACATTTTCTCAATCCTTTTCTACTGCGATCATTGGTGTTGGATTGAATATGGTTTTACCCGCTCGTGGTGGCGATTTGGTAAGACTCCTTATGAACAAAAAGGATTCCGATTTGCCTCTTACCCACCTACTCAGTCGTATTTTTTTAGAGAAGGTAATGGATTTAGGTGCTGTCGTGGTGATTGGAGCTACGGCTCTTTTTTATATGGGTCTTGGGCAATCTAAAAATTTAAGTTTATTATTAATTTCAACTCTCGTCATTTTAGGAATGTTAGTTGGACTTATTTTAGTGAAATATTTTTTAACAACACTACGAACAATTTTATTAAAATGTTTTTCCTTGATTGGAAAAAAAACCTTATATGAAACAAAACTTGACCATCACCTAGTAGAATTTTCTGATTTTTTGCAAGGAGATAAACTCTTAAAACCAGTTTTGTATTCTCTGCCAACGTGGGTGTTTGGTTATGCGATCTCCTATTATTTGGCTGGTTATTTGATTGGGATGCCCATACGATTTCCAGAAGCCCTCCTCTTTATGTTTTTAGGGGGAATGGGTGTGGCCATTCCATCAGCGCCATCTGGGATTGGTGTTTTCCATGCAGCAATCATTTCTGGATTTATCATTTTAGGCAGAGACCCTGGTGAAGGCCTAGTGTATGCAACTGTCGTCCACCTCACACAGTTTCTCATTACAACCATCCTTGCCTGTTTTGCCTATTTGTATTGGCGATTGGCCCACCAAAAAAAGAATACCGTTAGCTGA
- a CDS encoding patatin-like phospholipase family protein, with translation MAKKKALVLSGGGARGAYQAGVLRYLEEIQWKPDIICGTSVGAINACAIGSGMDSKKLSELWLQLNQKHIMRYSIWNMIKGFFRKKYYPLVETYPLKKFIHEHLDFSTLNNSQTKVIISAVNILTSELRFFENPSLRIEHILASSAIPMIFPWQIIDGEPYWDGGVMANTPILPALTHEASEIVVVLLSPVGSSTRMETPVTKDEALERLFELYLLGSYKSVEQGLEYRKSVMNGLTSIENFFLSLRTQFTKTKISVIAPKQMLGFGSILNFKKEQAEKLLIQGYEDAKDFFQTKNRKK, from the coding sequence ATGGCAAAAAAGAAAGCATTAGTTTTATCTGGTGGTGGTGCAAGAGGAGCATACCAAGCGGGTGTGTTACGGTATTTAGAAGAGATCCAGTGGAAACCAGACATCATCTGCGGAACCTCTGTTGGTGCTATCAATGCTTGTGCCATAGGTTCTGGAATGGATTCGAAAAAACTTTCGGAACTTTGGTTGCAGTTGAATCAAAAACATATCATGCGTTATTCGATTTGGAATATGATCAAAGGATTTTTTCGAAAGAAATATTATCCTTTGGTAGAAACGTATCCATTGAAAAAATTCATCCATGAACATTTGGATTTTTCTACCTTAAACAATTCACAAACTAAAGTGATCATTTCTGCTGTGAATATCCTGACTTCTGAGCTTCGATTTTTTGAAAACCCATCCCTTCGGATCGAACACATTCTTGCTTCATCTGCCATTCCAATGATTTTTCCCTGGCAAATCATTGATGGTGAACCTTATTGGGATGGTGGTGTGATGGCAAATACTCCAATTTTACCAGCCCTTACTCACGAAGCATCGGAGATCGTGGTTGTATTACTCTCGCCTGTGGGAAGTTCTACGAGGATGGAAACACCAGTTACAAAAGATGAAGCATTGGAACGACTCTTTGAGTTGTATTTACTTGGATCTTACAAAAGTGTAGAACAAGGTTTGGAATACCGAAAATCCGTAATGAATGGATTAACATCTATTGAGAACTTTTTTTTAAGCCTTCGTACCCAATTTACAAAGACAAAAATCTCCGTGATTGCTCCAAAACAAATGTTAGGTTTTGGAAGTATTTTGAATTTCAAAAAGGAACAAGCGGAAAAATTACTAATACAAGGTTATGAAGATGCCAAAGATTTTTTCCAAACTAAAAATAGGAAAAAATAA
- a CDS encoding C40 family peptidase, translated as MVSTYFLRTIFLLVFLVPSLVFAQNLDGLLDSGYNKQETLLIRSEIRKKMGDRANQKEIQNTIESLRVWAVFESMSPSEFALEVERFVILQDHGYSWEEVEDLIPYFITSKPNKHEIPFLGKFYREMKLSKVTEEDILNLFQIAKLKNWSGDSLFVAGRIFVLMRKKETNSKLVLQELEKKIPKKIISLSPEKQKKVFKEFLKDSKMDESDSHWSLIEKDTLALLVGKNTISNFSVSDRRTEIIWNAEGEWITKERPKLDPNLIFIEEQSTVSSTVTEQISKRQLVDPVGRFWLGTPYLYGGYSKRGIDCSGLTKSILTDPKIGMKEKGIPRSAKDQANIGKYVPREKQEIGNLVFFSASPNTKKITHVGLVLENGNFIHASTSRGVVIQSLQEKWWKERYVTGRDVFISGK; from the coding sequence ATGGTAAGCACATATTTCCTTAGAACCATATTTCTTTTGGTGTTCCTCGTTCCAAGTTTGGTTTTTGCGCAGAACTTGGATGGTTTGTTAGATTCCGGTTATAATAAACAAGAAACCTTACTCATACGAAGTGAGATTCGAAAAAAAATGGGCGATAGGGCCAACCAAAAAGAAATCCAAAATACGATCGAATCCCTTCGTGTCTGGGCAGTTTTTGAATCCATGTCACCTTCCGAATTTGCACTCGAAGTGGAACGTTTTGTTATCTTACAAGACCATGGATATTCATGGGAGGAGGTGGAAGACTTAATCCCTTATTTCATCACATCAAAACCTAACAAACATGAGATTCCTTTTCTTGGTAAATTTTATAGAGAAATGAAGTTAAGTAAAGTTACTGAAGAAGATATTTTAAATTTATTCCAAATCGCAAAACTTAAAAATTGGAGTGGTGATTCTTTATTTGTAGCAGGAAGAATTTTTGTCCTCATGCGTAAAAAAGAGACTAATTCTAAATTGGTATTACAAGAATTAGAAAAGAAAATTCCAAAAAAAATCATTTCACTTAGTCCTGAAAAACAAAAGAAAGTTTTTAAAGAGTTTCTCAAAGATTCCAAAATGGATGAATCAGATTCCCATTGGAGTCTTATCGAAAAAGATACACTTGCTCTTTTGGTTGGGAAAAACACAATTTCGAATTTTTCAGTTTCCGACAGACGAACAGAAATTATCTGGAATGCGGAAGGTGAATGGATTACTAAAGAACGCCCAAAACTTGATCCAAATCTTATATTTATAGAAGAACAATCCACTGTGAGTTCCACAGTTACAGAACAAATTTCCAAACGTCAACTTGTCGATCCAGTGGGTCGTTTTTGGTTAGGAACACCTTATTTGTATGGTGGTTATTCAAAACGTGGGATTGATTGTTCTGGACTAACCAAATCAATTTTGACCGATCCAAAAATTGGAATGAAAGAAAAAGGGATCCCTCGCTCAGCAAAAGACCAAGCAAACATCGGAAAGTATGTTCCGAGAGAAAAACAAGAAATTGGGAATTTGGTTTTTTTCTCTGCCTCACCTAACACTAAAAAAATCACACATGTCGGTTTGGTATTGGAAAATGGTAATTTTATCCATGCGTCTACAAGTCGTGGTGTGGTCATCCAATCCTTACAAGAAAAGTGGTGGAAAGAACGTTATGTGACAGGTAGAGATGTCTTTATAAGTGGCAAATGA
- a CDS encoding ROK family protein — translation MDDAIGVDIGGGSIRASLFDANGLELKSNHSKTPEHLDNLSFLTVLIDTIAPLVTTCKGIGIGSPGPLNNESGVLLTSANIKGIKNVPIKSTLEKEFSLPVFYENDANCAALGEAIFGKYKSYESQLILTLGTGIGGGFVTNGKLYSGFLGNGIEIGHTTAVIGGALCGCGVKGCVESYFSTKGFINRYYEKTNTLLTNAEEFFNLVRSGDKIAKEVLEFGTITLAHAVRNAVHLLNPEAVVFVGGITKSYDLFGGILEKEIRTTIFTVLNDRLQIGLGGNISGTLGAASLVFAKEKS, via the coding sequence TTGGATGATGCAATTGGAGTTGATATTGGTGGTGGTAGTATCCGTGCTTCGTTATTTGATGCAAACGGTCTAGAACTCAAATCCAACCATTCTAAAACCCCAGAACATTTAGACAATTTGTCTTTTTTGACCGTTTTAATCGATACCATTGCACCTCTGGTAACTACATGTAAAGGGATTGGAATCGGTTCTCCTGGACCTTTAAACAATGAATCTGGTGTTTTGTTAACGAGTGCTAATATAAAAGGAATCAAAAATGTTCCGATCAAATCCACTTTAGAAAAAGAATTTTCACTCCCTGTTTTTTACGAAAACGATGCCAACTGCGCTGCATTAGGCGAAGCAATCTTCGGAAAATACAAATCTTATGAATCACAATTGATCTTAACCTTAGGGACTGGGATTGGAGGTGGATTTGTTACCAATGGAAAATTGTATTCAGGTTTTTTAGGGAATGGAATCGAAATTGGTCACACTACAGCAGTGATTGGTGGTGCATTATGTGGATGCGGAGTAAAAGGTTGTGTTGAAAGTTATTTTTCCACTAAAGGTTTTATAAATCGTTATTATGAAAAAACAAATACCCTACTCACCAATGCTGAGGAATTTTTCAATCTTGTGAGAAGTGGGGATAAGATTGCAAAAGAAGTTTTGGAATTTGGAACCATCACACTTGCCCATGCAGTACGCAATGCAGTCCATTTACTCAATCCAGAAGCAGTCGTATTTGTTGGTGGGATCACCAAATCTTATGATTTGTTTGGTGGAATTTTAGAAAAAGAAATCCGTACCACCATTTTTACTGTGTTAAACGATCGTTTACAAATTGGACTTGGTGGGAATATATCCGGAACTTTAGGTGCAGCATCACTTGTATTTGCTAAGGAAAAATCATAA
- a CDS encoding ABC transporter ATP-binding protein, with the protein MLLRVHNLTKRFGKEEAVSSVSFDVNQGDYVAIIGPSGSGKTTLLSMLTGMLSPTEGDILYDQIKLSQISKQELAEIRARDLGLVFQFSELVGNLTIKENILLPALFTKKFSNDDYIRKCDYLIEHLKLGDIQNSLPRTLSGGQIQKAAIARSLINDPAILFADEPSGDLDPENSYLVQLLLNEYNKRNHSIILVTHDMKLAFDAQTVYEMKNGRFEQVIKGE; encoded by the coding sequence ATGTTACTCCGTGTCCACAACCTGACCAAACGATTTGGAAAAGAGGAAGCTGTGAGTTCCGTCAGTTTTGATGTGAACCAAGGTGATTATGTTGCCATCATAGGTCCATCTGGATCTGGAAAAACCACACTACTTTCTATGTTAACTGGGATGTTGTCGCCTACAGAAGGGGACATTTTGTACGACCAAATCAAACTTTCTCAGATTTCCAAACAAGAGTTAGCAGAGATTCGGGCACGTGACCTAGGACTTGTTTTCCAATTTTCGGAACTTGTGGGAAACCTAACCATCAAAGAGAATATTCTACTACCTGCACTCTTTACAAAAAAGTTTTCGAATGATGATTATATCCGAAAATGTGACTACCTCATCGAACACTTAAAATTAGGTGACATTCAAAATTCCTTACCAAGGACTCTGTCAGGGGGACAGATCCAAAAGGCAGCGATTGCCCGTTCCCTCATCAATGACCCCGCCATACTTTTTGCTGATGAACCTTCGGGTGATTTGGATCCAGAAAATAGTTACCTTGTCCAATTATTACTCAATGAATACAACAAACGTAACCACTCAATCATTCTAGTAACCCACGATATGAAACTCGCTTTTGATGCCCAAACCGTTTATGAAATGAAAAACGGAAGGTTTGAACAAGTGATCAAAGGAGAGTAA
- a CDS encoding histidine triad nucleotide-binding protein, which translates to MENCIFCKIISGEIPSKKEYESDSIFVFHDITPQAPIHLLLIPKAHITSMNEIGSLDPKVIQEIFQVIPKLAEKNGIFDKGYRVVNNCGNHGGQTVGHLHFHLLGGRHMQWPPG; encoded by the coding sequence ATGGAAAATTGTATATTCTGTAAAATCATTAGTGGAGAAATCCCATCAAAAAAAGAATATGAATCTGATTCTATTTTTGTATTCCATGACATCACTCCTCAAGCCCCAATCCACCTCCTTCTCATACCTAAAGCACATATCACAAGTATGAATGAAATTGGATCCTTGGATCCAAAAGTGATACAGGAAATTTTCCAAGTGATCCCCAAACTAGCAGAGAAAAACGGAATTTTTGACAAAGGATACCGAGTGGTCAATAATTGTGGAAACCATGGAGGACAAACGGTGGGTCACCTCCACTTCCATCTATTAGGTGGAAGACACATGCAGTGGCCACCAGGATAA
- the ruvA gene encoding Holliday junction branch migration protein RuvA, whose translation MIASLRGKLLQLEIDRLVVEVSGVGYEVMIPFPLHLECKDKISTEIFLHTFHSINDRGQKLFGFSSRKDRELFELIKSLHGIGELTALKILSFFQADDLYQIAKADDKKTLEKIPKVKGKTSEKILFEIKQNLKKFEIFLNEGSTEMSFVDRETDLATLALIQLGFDEKTATKQVSDAKKSNPGLSASDIVKLVITGNK comes from the coding sequence ATGATAGCAAGTTTACGTGGTAAATTACTCCAATTAGAAATCGATCGTTTGGTGGTGGAAGTGTCTGGTGTGGGTTATGAAGTGATGATCCCCTTCCCACTTCATTTAGAATGTAAGGACAAAATTTCGACGGAAATTTTTTTACATACTTTCCATTCAATCAATGACCGTGGTCAAAAATTATTTGGTTTTTCTTCACGAAAAGATCGTGAACTTTTTGAACTCATCAAATCCTTACATGGAATTGGGGAACTCACAGCACTCAAAATCCTTTCTTTTTTCCAAGCCGATGATTTGTACCAAATTGCAAAAGCTGATGACAAAAAAACATTGGAAAAAATCCCAAAAGTAAAAGGGAAAACATCAGAAAAAATCTTATTTGAAATCAAACAAAACTTAAAAAAATTCGAAATCTTTTTGAACGAAGGATCTACTGAAATGAGTTTTGTGGATCGAGAAACGGACCTTGCGACACTTGCCCTCATACAACTTGGGTTTGATGAAAAAACTGCCACAAAACAAGTATCAGATGCTAAAAAGTCTAACCCAGGTCTCAGTGCTTCTGATATTGTCAAACTAGTAATTACAGGAAATAAATAA
- a CDS encoding ABC transporter permease, whose amino-acid sequence MPNSNTSYFPILVGKKESYVNSVLEVIQLTYISFALRLLLRDRLYSLAYGLVGTLVFTFLVLAVRIHFHLYAGVSLSSIVSFDKSPQILFYATSFALMTLFFFHCLHALGDIGVMMAVGGNRMGCIFLHALSLFFLFLPSFLLAVLINIGMLAPPPDFGILGEAKSVFTCLVLFLFLGILVTVPTVGISTFIDPYKSIRRQK is encoded by the coding sequence ATGCCAAATTCGAATACTTCCTATTTCCCTATTTTGGTTGGTAAAAAAGAGTCTTACGTCAATTCTGTCCTGGAAGTGATACAACTCACCTACATTTCATTTGCCCTTCGACTTCTCCTCCGAGATCGTCTCTATTCCTTGGCCTATGGCCTAGTGGGAACTCTTGTTTTTACTTTCCTCGTCCTAGCAGTCAGGATCCACTTCCATTTATACGCGGGAGTGTCTCTTTCTAGTATCGTTTCCTTTGACAAGTCTCCTCAGATTCTTTTTTACGCTACTAGCTTTGCACTCATGACTTTATTTTTCTTCCATTGCCTGCATGCTCTGGGAGATATCGGAGTGATGATGGCAGTTGGGGGAAACAGAATGGGGTGTATCTTCCTACATGCATTGTCCTTATTTTTCCTATTTTTGCCAAGTTTCCTACTCGCAGTCCTAATCAATATAGGTATGTTAGCCCCTCCTCCAGATTTTGGGATTTTGGGTGAGGCAAAATCCGTTTTCACTTGTTTGGTGCTATTTCTCTTTCTCGGAATCCTTGTGACAGTTCCAACAGTTGGGATTAGTACTTTTATAGATCCTTACAAGTCCATCCGGAGGCAAAAATAA
- a CDS encoding restriction endonuclease: MAFFIFVGAAVILLGFLLTFIIGQRRDSYAKAMSLATLGNFLDARALVREKLEEDHQNPYGHYVMAKIYAMENDPLNEAKHLEIIKKNNRYTKEIDPVTVSNRIAEIYYNKDFFEEAFFHYLDTLQVDRSNPIACIRLGFMALGQKEFKIADHFFARIPEEKINLTSYYIAKGVISGVTGGGKEREYFEKAYKIEKTPVSGFLYALSLSRENKHKDAVKTAITISEQIEDEFVRFTLFQFLMTEAILMQNFPEALKYGRLCLEMAKLNAWQSEITECSIHFAMITTYMGRFEEGAEYLIEAEAERLDDPDVIALANLKYRLERGTGTVESLTHEYDLTRELNLLSVNLFPNSRYFELSGMRSSKPFNIKGMVDDSGKKLTSKLDMLGLDKFEKFISLPGTNFKNQATRMVMNLGYRVTKEISNPEADGVNLLASSKEDVNKRALFRVRKWKDAKVSDVFLREMTNQMEDMGATKGYVIGNFDVTEAGKKIIAASNGALEMYSGDLFEDLLNKTM, encoded by the coding sequence TTGGCATTTTTTATCTTTGTAGGAGCCGCTGTGATTTTGCTTGGGTTTCTTCTGACCTTTATCATTGGACAAAGGCGGGATAGTTATGCCAAAGCCATGAGCCTTGCGACTTTAGGGAATTTTCTAGATGCAAGGGCACTTGTCAGGGAAAAGTTAGAAGAAGACCACCAAAACCCTTATGGTCACTATGTGATGGCAAAAATTTATGCCATGGAGAATGACCCACTCAACGAAGCCAAACACCTCGAAATCATCAAAAAAAACAATCGATACACCAAAGAAATTGATCCTGTGACGGTTTCAAACCGGATTGCCGAGATTTATTATAACAAAGATTTTTTTGAAGAGGCATTTTTCCATTATCTAGACACATTACAAGTGGATAGATCAAACCCCATTGCTTGTATCCGTTTGGGATTTATGGCTCTTGGACAAAAAGAATTCAAGATAGCGGACCATTTTTTCGCAAGGATCCCTGAAGAAAAAATCAATCTCACTTCCTATTATATCGCAAAAGGTGTGATCTCCGGTGTCACTGGGGGTGGAAAAGAAAGGGAATATTTTGAAAAAGCATATAAAATTGAGAAAACACCAGTCTCAGGATTTTTATACGCACTTTCCTTATCACGAGAAAACAAACACAAAGATGCTGTCAAAACTGCTATAACCATCAGCGAACAAATAGAAGACGAATTTGTCCGTTTCACTTTATTCCAATTCCTAATGACAGAAGCCATCCTCATGCAAAATTTCCCAGAAGCATTGAAATATGGTCGTCTCTGTTTGGAAATGGCAAAACTCAATGCTTGGCAAAGCGAAATCACTGAATGTAGCATCCATTTTGCGATGATCACAACGTATATGGGTCGGTTTGAAGAAGGTGCTGAGTATTTAATTGAAGCGGAAGCCGAACGATTGGATGACCCAGATGTCATTGCCCTTGCCAATTTAAAATATCGATTGGAACGGGGGACAGGGACTGTCGAATCCTTAACTCATGAATATGATTTAACACGTGAATTGAATTTATTATCAGTGAATTTGTTTCCTAACTCACGTTATTTCGAATTGAGTGGGATGCGTTCTTCCAAACCTTTTAATATCAAAGGTATGGTGGATGATAGTGGAAAAAAACTAACTTCCAAATTGGATATGTTAGGCCTCGATAAATTTGAAAAATTCATCAGTTTACCAGGAACCAATTTTAAAAACCAAGCCACACGAATGGTGATGAATCTTGGTTATCGTGTAACCAAAGAAATTTCAAATCCAGAAGCCGATGGTGTGAATTTACTTGCTTCTTCCAAGGAAGATGTCAACAAACGGGCTTTATTCCGAGTTCGTAAATGGAAGGATGCTAAAGTATCCGATGTATTTTTACGTGAAATGACAAACCAAATGGAAGATATGGGTGCAACAAAGGGGTATGTGATTGGTAATTTTGATGTCACAGAAGCTGGGAAAAAAATCATCGCCGCTAGTAATGGAGCACTAGAAATGTATTCAGGGGATTTGTTTGAGGATTTACTCAACAAAACGATGTAA